The Planctellipticum variicoloris DNA window TCAAGACCGGAAATTCAATTTAACGTCAGTCCGATACGCCCCCGGCACGCGGAACTACAGCCTGCCGGGTGTTGACAACAATTACGGCCCCAACAATCCATTGATTTCTCCCCATACCGGCGGGACTCACGCCCTGTACGCTGACGGTCATGTGAGCTTTATCAGCAACAACATCAATATGGCGAATCTCAAGGCTTTGAGCACGCGCGATGATGGCCGCTCAGTCTCTGCGGACTGAGCGACAACGCTCAGCAGAGTGGCCCCGAGGCTCCGCTGGTGCATGAAATATGCCCGCCAGCGGAGCCTGCTTCTTGGATTTCCTAACAGCCGGGGATGATTCGAGCATGTGGCAATGCAGGCAATTCATCGGTCAGGGTCTGATCGCGGCCTCCGTGGCACTCCTTCTGCTTTCTGGTTGTGGGGGTGGAGGCCGTTCTGGTCCGTCCGGAACGGTCAGCGGCACGATCAAACATAAAGGGGAAACCCTGACTGACAAGGTTACCGTGACATTCCTTTCCGCCGAAGGCGTGGCTGCGACCGGGCAGACAGACTCAACCGGTTACTACAGTCTTACTTACGAAAAGTCGCCGCAGATTCCAGTCGGCAGCTATAAAGTTGCAGTCACACCCTTCGTCGCCGCATTCACGGCGCCGCAGGATCCGGCAATGTTCTTCGACCCCAAGACCGGGGCGACAAGACCGCCAGAAGCGCCAAAAACCAGATTGCCGTCGAAGTACGCAAATCCCAATACCAGCAAGATCGTGCGCGACATTGGAGCCGGTCCCAATACCATCGACATCAACCTGCCCGACTGATGCCTGACAGCCAGGCCCGTATCATCGCTCGCGGCGTCCCACCGCCGGTCCCTTGCCTGCGGTGGGAATTCTCAGCTTCAGGGCAGACCGGTTCGGCTGCTAACGAGGCCGGTCGACTGGTTTACGTCCTTCGACGAAAATCCAGGTCCGATCGACCGGCAGGTCCCGGTGGACGGCCTCGTCTCCATCCCGCCAGCGCACCCGAAGTTCCTGCACGCGGTTCGCTGCCCCCAGGCCGAACACCAGGTGCCTTTCGTTCGCGACCAGGTAGCCGTCCCCGGCCGTCAATTGGCGGGTCCGCGTGCCATTTTCGCTGACGACGGTCACCGTCGCGCCGATCGCCTCGCGGTCCCGGCTCCGTCCAACCAGCCGCACCTTGATCCAATGACCCGGTTCCGCCGAGCGATTCTCCAGCAGCGCCAGCGGGCGGTCGAGGTGCGTCACTACGGCGTCCTCCCGCCCGTCATCGTTCCAGTCGAGGACCGCCAGGCCGCGTCCCAGCATCTGCTCCTGAAAGTACGGACCTGTCACCGAGCGATCCGCCTCGCAAAAGCGCCCTGTGCCTCGATTGGAAAAGAACTGAGGCGGCATCAGATCCGGCTCCCCCGTCGCGAACGTCCGGTCGACATGGCCGTTAGTGACAATCAGGTCCGGTCGCCCGTCGAGCTCGGCATCCAGGAACTGCGCCCCAAAACCCAGCATGTAGAAACTGGCATCGCGCAGATAGGCCCGACGAGTGGCGTCTTCGAAGACGTTTGGCGCCATCTGAAAGTACATCGAATTTGCATCGGCATAAAAGTTCGTGGCGAACAGGTCGGGCCGGCCGTCGGCATTAGCGTCGTCACAGGCGATCCCCATTGTCGCCTGCGGCCGGCCGGACTCGTCAAAGGCCAGCCCGACGGCTTGGCCAATCTCCCGGAAGGTCGGCACACCGTCCTTTCCAAGCGGTTCCGGCTCGAAGAAGAAATTTGCGGTCGTGTCGTTGCCGACGAAGAGACTCAGATGGCCGTCGCCGTCAAAATCGGCAACCACCAGTCCGAGTCCTTTTCCGTCTGCCACCTGCAGACCGGCTCGGTCTGTGACGTCCTTGAAGGTTCCGTCTCCCCGGTTCAGGAACAGCCGATCCGGCGTCCCGGAAAACATCGTCGGTGCGCAGGAGCGTGGAACTCCTTCGTGCTTGCAATCTCGGGCGGCAACTTCATCCCATTTCAGATAGTTGACCACGTACAGATCAGGCCAGTTGTCTTCGTTCAGATCGACGAGCGCCACGCTGGTGGTCCAGTCGTTTCCTGCCGAGGCATTCGCGGAATCAGTCGCGTCGGAAAAGGTTCCGTCGCCGTTATTGCGATACAGTCGGTTGCGTCCTAGATTGCCGATGTAGAGATCCGGCATCCCGTCCTGATCAAAGTCGCCATACGTCACGCCCTGCGTGAAGAGCGGATCACCGAGGCCGCTCGGTACGGTGACGTCCTCGAAGCGTTCGCCTCCCCGGTTGCGAAACAGGCGATCGGGATGCGCCGGATCGCCGGCGTCGGCACGCCAATTACAACTATTTGCCAGATATAGATCGGGGGCGTCGTCCAGGTCGTAGTCAAGAGCTGCAACGCCGCCGCCGGTCGTTTCAAAGATGTGCTGCAGCCCCTTGCCAGCTTCAGCCGCGTTGTAGTACGGAATCGCGATACCGACCTCCGGAGCCACGTCTTCAAACCGCACGTTCGTCGGACATGCGATTACATCCGGGGCGGCAACGCGGTGCGAAGTTCCGTGCGGTCGTGGAGGCTCCCACTCTTCGAGGCCGAGCCGCCGAACTGCGGCGGAGAGTGCCGCGGGTAGCGGAAGCCCCTCAAGCCGCCCATTCGACAACCGCCACAGCGTCTCGCGGGCCCAGGCCTCGTCCGGAGTGAACCTCAGCGTGAGCTCGCACCAGCCGGCCGCTTCAAGCGACCGTCCCAGTTGCAGCAGCAGCTCGACACATTCGCGGGCCATTCGCGGATCGCGAATTGTGCGCATCTCGCCCACAAGATTATTGACCTTACTGAGCCGGCGAGAGTGTTCCGCAAAGAGCGCCGCCACGTCGTTGTGGCGCAGCAGGCTGAGCGTCCGCGACAACTGGTAGGCCGCCTCCGCATGCCCGGGATGTCGCGAAACCGTTTCCCAGAAGCATCGTGCGGCGGCCTGCAATTGCTGCCGCCGCAAGGCAATCGCTCCGCGGGCGTACCAGATTTCCGGATGGTCGTCGTAACCGCGCGCGACGGACTGCAACCAGTCGTCGCACGCCTGGTCTCCGAGGTCCACCTGCAGGCGTCCCCAGCGTCCCTGCGCTTCGGCATTTTGACCGTTGCTGCGGACAATCCGCCCGAGGATCTCGCGCGCCTCCTGCTCGCGGTTCTTGAGGATCAACACCCGTGCTTCCCCGAGCCGGACCAGCAGATTTTCAGGATCGCTCGCGAGGCATGTCTGAACCCACTCCGAATGG harbors:
- a CDS encoding FG-GAP-like repeat-containing protein, translating into MTDPVWSVRAGRALATFFVVGAIVVAGNTAKTAWREGGARQVELDLADLRLERALRAAEAGLQQAPEAPRLLLLAAEAAARLHRRETALQYYRSIPQDHSLAGSLALLGQARELAALGRAAAAERAYRNVLDGMSSDHESLREFAVLLHSEGRSWESLPYVHRLIRQRRFLADELCMAGNSELFVADHSEWVQTCLASDPENLLVRLGEARVLILKNREQEAREILGRIVRSNGQNAEAQGRWGRLQVDLGDQACDDWLQSVARGYDDHPEIWYARGAIALRRQQLQAAARCFWETVSRHPGHAEAAYQLSRTLSLLRHNDVAALFAEHSRRLSKVNNLVGEMRTIRDPRMARECVELLLQLGRSLEAAGWCELTLRFTPDEAWARETLWRLSNGRLEGLPLPAALSAAVRRLGLEEWEPPRPHGTSHRVAAPDVIACPTNVRFEDVAPEVGIAIPYYNAAEAGKGLQHIFETTGGGVAALDYDLDDAPDLYLANSCNWRADAGDPAHPDRLFRNRGGERFEDVTVPSGLGDPLFTQGVTYGDFDQDGMPDLYIGNLGRNRLYRNNGDGTFSDATDSANASAGNDWTTSVALVDLNEDNWPDLYVVNYLKWDEVAARDCKHEGVPRSCAPTMFSGTPDRLFLNRGDGTFKDVTDRAGLQVADGKGLGLVVADFDGDGHLSLFVGNDTTANFFFEPEPLGKDGVPTFREIGQAVGLAFDESGRPQATMGIACDDANADGRPDLFATNFYADANSMYFQMAPNVFEDATRRAYLRDASFYMLGFGAQFLDAELDGRPDLIVTNGHVDRTFATGEPDLMPPQFFSNRGTGRFCEADRSVTGPYFQEQMLGRGLAVLDWNDDGREDAVVTHLDRPLALLENRSAEPGHWIKVRLVGRSRDREAIGATVTVVSENGTRTRQLTAGDGYLVANERHLVFGLGAANRVQELRVRWRDGDEAVHRDLPVDRTWIFVEGRKPVDRPR